In Acidobacteriota bacterium, a single genomic region encodes these proteins:
- a CDS encoding type II secretion system protein yields the protein MRPAGPVDVPGDVARSGGLPLLGGPGSGAGRPRHAGVVPGGPARGGAVIRQRPGRPRGFTLVELVCATFLLTVLAGIALPVAHTLERRSRELELKQTLRTIRRALDTYHFTVTAVPNSPDVDETLGGWPDDLDKLVEGIDLGLAAEVKVKFLRRIPRDPLTGKAEWGKRSSRQAPDEDAWDGFNVFDVFSLAEGKGLDGTPYKQW from the coding sequence ATCCGGCCGGCTGGTCCGGTTGACGTTCCTGGGGACGTCGCCCGGTCAGGCGGACTTCCGCTTCTCGGCGGCCCAGGTTCGGGGGCCGGACGCCCGCGCCATGCCGGCGTCGTTCCGGGTGGCCCCGCTCGAGGTGGTGCCGTGATCCGGCAAAGACCAGGCCGGCCGCGCGGTTTCACCCTGGTGGAGCTGGTCTGCGCCACCTTCCTCCTCACCGTGCTCGCCGGCATCGCGCTTCCGGTCGCGCACACGCTCGAGCGGCGCTCGCGCGAGCTGGAGCTCAAGCAGACGCTCCGGACGATTCGGAGGGCGCTCGACACCTATCACTTCACGGTCACCGCCGTGCCGAATTCCCCCGACGTCGACGAGACTCTCGGGGGATGGCCCGACGATCTGGACAAGCTGGTGGAAGGGATCGACCTCGGGCTGGCCGCCGAGGTGAAGGTGAAGTTCCTCCGGCGGATTCCCCGGGATCCGCTCACCGGGAAGGCGGAATGGGGAAAGAGGTCGAGCCGGCAGGCGCCCGACGAGGATGCGTGGGACGGTTTCAACGTGTTCGACGTCTTCTCCCTGGCCGAAGGCAAGGGCCTCGACGGCACGCCCTACAAGCAGTGGTGA